The Chryseolinea soli genome contains a region encoding:
- a CDS encoding TonB-dependent receptor, producing the protein MRYCIFIWLLISATTINTFAQRDTVTLNLKNVPIAHVIEAIKKQTLYRFSYDVELETLLKEKKVTVTATRQSVVQLLPVIFDPAGIAYKVIDDNILLSKKNSEPEAIQSHKTLIQTVKGKVIDKESKVPLIGVSIVLINSQPLLGAVSDANGMFSFKVPVGRQSLKFTYVGYEEFTASDLSVISGKETLLNIEMRESVMQMNEVVVKADQDKDLPLNSMATVSARQITTEDASRYAAGYNDPARMVSAFAGVMATNDSRNSIVIRGNSPLGLLWKLEGIEIPNPNHFNNGQGDGGGVFSIISSDVLANSDFFTGAFPGEYGNSTSGILDLNLRKGNADKREYGIQVGMIGSQISLEGPLGRDHKISYLFNYRYGNLQFLNNLGLLGLDEGQKPPIFQDVNFNIHFDTQKAGTISLFGIGGISSTGELNLRDYQNEDHKMGVVGMKHMITLPNNKTFLKTIVSVADQYDRLEEGNLKNDEREMTDSSTYSYPAIRAATTINHKLNAQHTLRAGLIYSHLFFNIYGKQFDPPSIDADGNQHPGISRVAVDQKGTTGFAQAFFEWKYRVTNTFEINSGIHNTLFLLNHNYSLEPRLGLKWQASTRSSFSYGFGLHSKVEPISVYFSQATAPDGTTADNKNLKLTKAMHHVIGYDLSIWQDLRLKIEAYYQYLYAVPVTANPGSTYSRINSEYGIPDSTLVNDGTGYNKGIEVTLEKFYANRYYFLVTGSLFDSKYKPANGQTYNTYFNSKYQANLLVGKDFKVGRSGQNIFSINFKTLTRGGFRYTPKQMGTTPSGQHYLYSVASDTYTQQMPYYLRFDFGLKYRRNNPRYSWIISLDIQNLTNRKNVISYESMIGPNNQIVPNPDTGIGIIPVLNFKVEF; encoded by the coding sequence ATGCGGTATTGTATTTTTATCTGGTTGCTTATCTCGGCAACAACGATCAACACCTTTGCTCAACGCGACACCGTTACCCTAAACCTGAAGAATGTTCCGATAGCCCATGTCATTGAAGCTATAAAAAAACAAACCCTCTATAGATTTTCATATGATGTTGAGCTTGAAACCTTGTTGAAAGAAAAGAAAGTTACGGTCACTGCCACCCGGCAATCCGTCGTTCAACTCTTACCGGTGATATTCGATCCTGCCGGCATCGCATACAAAGTGATTGACGACAACATTTTACTCTCAAAAAAAAATTCAGAGCCCGAGGCCATACAAAGCCATAAAACTTTGATCCAAACCGTCAAAGGCAAGGTCATCGATAAAGAAAGTAAGGTTCCTTTGATTGGCGTCAGCATTGTTTTGATCAATAGCCAGCCCCTCCTGGGCGCAGTGTCTGATGCCAATGGTATGTTCTCGTTCAAAGTGCCGGTGGGCAGGCAAAGTCTTAAATTCACCTATGTCGGCTATGAAGAATTTACGGCTTCCGATCTTTCGGTCATTTCGGGAAAGGAAACGCTTCTGAATATTGAAATGCGCGAATCGGTGATGCAGATGAACGAGGTTGTTGTTAAGGCCGATCAGGACAAAGACCTGCCGCTGAACTCGATGGCCACGGTGAGCGCACGGCAGATTACAACCGAGGACGCCAGCCGCTATGCTGCCGGGTATAATGACCCTGCCCGCATGGTAAGCGCCTTTGCCGGGGTTATGGCTACCAACGACTCCCGTAATAGCATTGTGATCAGGGGGAATTCCCCCTTGGGACTTCTTTGGAAACTCGAAGGAATTGAAATACCCAATCCAAACCATTTTAATAATGGCCAGGGTGATGGAGGAGGAGTTTTCAGCATCATCTCCTCCGATGTGCTCGCCAATTCCGATTTCTTTACCGGCGCCTTCCCAGGCGAGTATGGAAACTCGACTTCGGGTATACTTGATCTCAATCTCCGAAAGGGTAACGCCGATAAGCGTGAATATGGAATCCAGGTCGGCATGATTGGTTCACAGATCTCATTGGAAGGCCCGCTGGGCAGGGATCATAAAATATCCTACTTATTCAACTACCGGTACGGCAATCTTCAGTTTTTAAATAACCTGGGTTTGCTAGGTTTGGATGAAGGCCAGAAGCCACCCATTTTTCAGGATGTGAACTTTAACATTCATTTCGATACCCAAAAAGCCGGAACTATTTCTCTCTTTGGAATTGGAGGAATAAGCTCAACCGGGGAATTGAACCTGAGAGACTATCAGAATGAGGACCATAAGATGGGCGTGGTGGGCATGAAACATATGATCACCTTACCCAACAATAAAACTTTCCTGAAAACAATTGTGTCTGTAGCCGACCAATACGACAGACTTGAGGAAGGAAACCTGAAAAATGATGAACGTGAAATGACCGACAGCAGTACGTACAGCTACCCAGCGATACGAGCAGCCACTACGATCAATCATAAACTCAACGCCCAACACACCCTTCGTGCCGGTCTTATTTATAGCCACTTATTTTTTAATATTTATGGAAAGCAATTCGATCCACCATCGATCGATGCCGACGGAAACCAACATCCGGGTATAAGCAGAGTGGCTGTCGACCAGAAGGGGACAACCGGATTTGCCCAAGCTTTTTTTGAATGGAAGTATCGCGTGACCAATACATTCGAAATAAATTCTGGTATACACAACACACTTTTCCTGTTGAATCACAATTATTCATTAGAGCCGCGATTGGGACTGAAATGGCAGGCCAGCACCAGATCATCTTTTAGCTATGGCTTTGGATTGCATTCCAAGGTGGAGCCCATATCCGTTTATTTTTCACAAGCAACCGCCCCGGACGGAACTACCGCTGATAACAAAAACCTGAAACTCACAAAAGCGATGCATCATGTGATCGGCTATGATCTATCGATCTGGCAGGATCTTCGCTTAAAAATAGAAGCCTATTATCAATATCTGTATGCTGTGCCGGTTACGGCGAATCCGGGCAGCACGTACTCAAGAATAAACAGTGAATATGGAATTCCCGACTCAACGCTCGTCAATGATGGCACGGGCTACAATAAGGGAATTGAAGTAACCTTAGAAAAATTCTATGCTAACCGCTACTATTTTTTAGTAACCGGTTCGCTCTTTGATTCAAAATATAAGCCTGCAAACGGACAAACCTACAACACGTATTTCAATTCAAAGTACCAGGCCAACTTGCTGGTTGGAAAGGATTTTAAAGTAGGAAGGAGCGGGCAAAATATCTTTAGTATAAACTTTAAAACACTTACTCGCGGCGGATTTCGATACACGCCTAAACAAATGGGCACTACACCTTCCGGGCAGCATTATCTTTATTCGGTTGCGTCAGATACCTATACCCAACAAATGCCCTATTATTTACGAT
- a CDS encoding FecR family protein: MDEEIMMKYLQGECSPEEETLFLEWLQQSPENKKRFFEYKALWNYRRVKHFGTGDQLNKATIDLHRNIHLAESRRRKQVYLRLARYAAIFIFALALPALYTTYHHLYTAPGLITVSIAQTDSSKFVTLSDGSRVWLNSNSSITYPEKFSSVERIVQFTGEGYFEVAHDSLHPFKVQTDNVQVRVLGTSFNVRSYASDRKTETTLVEGKVVIQNKQGNNLAVLTPGQMGEYDKTSQYLSVKAVDTEHYTAWRYGLVSLTNVTLGDITQKLSELYQVHFTINDPKAKQTSYNFSFRKGQSIDKVLEMLGFIAPIRYTVQGKEISITVL; this comes from the coding sequence ATGGATGAAGAAATAATGATGAAGTACCTGCAGGGAGAATGCTCCCCGGAGGAGGAAACTTTGTTCCTCGAATGGCTGCAGCAGTCACCTGAAAACAAAAAGCGCTTCTTTGAATACAAGGCCTTATGGAATTACCGTCGCGTAAAGCATTTCGGCACGGGTGACCAGCTGAACAAGGCAACGATAGATCTTCACCGGAACATCCACCTTGCTGAATCGCGAAGAAGAAAACAAGTGTATCTCCGGCTCGCCAGATATGCGGCCATATTCATTTTCGCGCTCGCATTGCCTGCTCTCTATACAACTTATCATCATCTGTACACAGCTCCCGGGTTAATTACGGTGTCAATAGCTCAAACCGATAGCAGCAAGTTTGTCACGTTAAGTGATGGCAGCAGGGTATGGCTTAACAGCAACAGCAGCATAACCTATCCTGAGAAATTTTCAAGCGTTGAAAGAATTGTCCAATTCACCGGAGAAGGGTATTTCGAAGTTGCGCACGATTCACTTCATCCTTTCAAAGTACAAACGGACAACGTGCAGGTACGCGTATTGGGAACTTCATTCAACGTGCGTTCTTATGCTTCGGATAGAAAGACTGAAACCACCCTCGTGGAAGGAAAAGTGGTCATTCAAAATAAGCAGGGGAATAACCTCGCCGTGCTGACCCCTGGGCAAATGGGAGAGTATGACAAAACCAGTCAGTATTTATCGGTCAAAGCCGTGGATACGGAACACTATACGGCCTGGCGTTATGGATTGGTCTCCCTTACCAATGTCACACTTGGCGATATCACGCAAAAGCTTTCCGAATTGTACCAGGTTCATTTTACAATCAACGACCCGAAGGCCAAGCAAACCTCCTATAATTTCAGTTTCCGAAAAGGTCAGTCCATTGATAAAGTTTTGGAAATGCTGGGGTTCATTGCGCCCATCCGGTACACCGTGCAGGGTAAAGAAATTTCTATTACCGTATTGTAA
- a CDS encoding RNA polymerase sigma-70 factor produces the protein MSEGNKIHPFKIDLAAFTCLFRDHYPNLSAYACLFVDEEAAEDIVQEVFVYVWENKENISIHTSIKAYLFKATYTRCLNYINRQKMLSINHRHIENDLRAYQLSFFDPDKNETIRKLYMDDLRNEIDRAIESLPQKCREVFTLSYIKDMPNKEISQLLEISESTVEKHINHALKVLRQLLHAKLTLFFLAFLI, from the coding sequence ATGTCAGAAGGCAATAAAATACATCCCTTTAAAATTGACTTAGCGGCATTCACTTGTCTTTTTAGAGACCACTACCCAAATCTCAGCGCCTATGCCTGTCTTTTTGTAGACGAAGAGGCCGCTGAAGATATTGTCCAGGAAGTGTTTGTTTATGTTTGGGAAAATAAGGAGAACATTAGCATACATACTTCTATAAAAGCCTATCTGTTTAAAGCCACCTATACCCGGTGTTTAAATTATATCAATCGGCAAAAGATGCTTTCCATCAATCACCGGCATATTGAAAATGACCTTAGAGCTTACCAGTTGAGTTTCTTTGACCCCGATAAAAACGAGACCATTCGTAAATTATACATGGATGATCTTCGAAATGAAATTGACCGGGCCATTGAAAGCCTTCCCCAGAAGTGTCGTGAAGTGTTTACATTAAGTTACATAAAAGACATGCCAAACAAGGAGATCAGCCAATTGCTTGAGATCTCGGAAAGTACGGTTGAAAAACACATAAATCATGCTTTAAAGGTCCTCCGGCAACTCTTGCACGCGAAGTTGACACTGTTTTTCCTTGCCTTCCTCATTTAA
- a CDS encoding tyrosinase family protein: MALGDGIRRSILDVDASERLLLKNAIVELHNRHFAGSRTDSPPGGVSHWFKQDEIHAATHVHGGPEFLPWHRELVNRFEIMLRQVDSRLSLHYWDWTRDASPLFTSNFMGSGSGDAGDPWLAAGIYNPTASPYRSDDPFDTPNYNPFDPPRTLSRNYLGGTFPADTDTDVVMAGNYQNMRDLLETAHNSAHGLIGGTLDNAHISFRDPFVFLLHSNVDRLFARWQTDPAHTDRLDPNLVYGSESAAMNILVEPWSTGHGSFHDIRPWTAPESMGEPHDYKHLSVVTPPCYDTNFTNVVRAIVLTSGSPPIIQFNDVPETESAMRAATFRVYGCGTATFRVKATTPVTPPFSILQPATGILEMDHESVPYRDGRIWFLFTAGAMAPVADENITIECVESGQEFNFILRANIIEKPTVAVALAMDQSGSMNDPAGTSGISRLNVLKDAALKFVELIGLGHGIAIIRFDHDAYPPNDATWPGLPITKINDDTMFDPGRILARNAVTAHATNIDGWTSVGDGLVEARNLLIGIPPADYDFKTLIVLTDGLENREQWLADVGGSIDSRTFAIGLGNETQVNTLALQTIANGTGGYLLLTGLLSSSIDDYFRLSKYFIQIMAGVTNNNIILDPNGYISPGTTIRIPFYVSDTDIDATTILMTDYNVVDLMVETPSGDVIDAGNAAGLGITYNVGARTRSYKFTLPVAFATNNHAGQWYIVLRVNKVEWDRYKPNTNATTGGQGPGAAGARYSVVVHTFSNLRMKPRIDQSSLEPGASVSLRANLTEYGIPVEGRARVQVEVKRPDNSVVPYALAEGPEGNFENTFQANMTGIYNCRFMASGTTLRGKPFTREQTLTAAVWNGGDRPTTPTGNENEGGRPGNTGPGRGDDKKDCCKTQVRLMYFSLFLLLLIAIILWIKL; the protein is encoded by the coding sequence ATGGCACTAGGAGATGGAATACGCAGAAGCATCCTGGATGTGGATGCCTCTGAAAGACTGTTGCTCAAGAATGCAATAGTAGAATTACACAACCGCCACTTTGCAGGTAGTCGTACAGATAGCCCCCCAGGTGGTGTCAGTCACTGGTTCAAACAAGATGAGATCCACGCGGCGACACATGTTCATGGCGGACCTGAGTTCCTTCCGTGGCACCGGGAGTTGGTGAACCGGTTCGAGATCATGTTGCGCCAAGTGGACTCGCGTTTGTCTTTGCATTATTGGGACTGGACCCGCGATGCATCGCCTTTGTTCACTTCAAACTTCATGGGCAGTGGTAGTGGCGATGCCGGTGATCCCTGGTTAGCCGCCGGAATTTATAATCCGACAGCCAGTCCCTACCGCAGTGATGACCCATTTGACACCCCAAACTATAATCCCTTCGATCCACCGCGAACCCTTTCGCGAAATTATCTCGGCGGGACATTCCCTGCCGATACCGACACGGACGTTGTCATGGCAGGGAACTATCAGAATATGCGCGATCTTTTGGAAACTGCGCATAATAGCGCGCACGGGCTCATAGGTGGAACATTGGATAATGCCCATATTTCATTTCGTGATCCGTTCGTATTTCTGCTGCACTCAAATGTTGACCGCCTCTTTGCGCGATGGCAAACCGATCCGGCCCACACCGACCGTCTTGATCCGAACCTGGTGTACGGTTCAGAGTCTGCGGCTATGAATATTTTGGTGGAGCCGTGGTCAACCGGTCATGGATCTTTTCATGACATACGTCCATGGACAGCCCCGGAGAGCATGGGTGAGCCACACGACTACAAACATCTTTCGGTGGTCACACCGCCGTGTTATGATACCAACTTCACCAATGTCGTGCGGGCCATTGTTCTCACCAGCGGGTCGCCGCCGATCATTCAATTCAATGATGTACCCGAGACCGAGTCCGCGATGCGGGCGGCGACCTTCCGTGTCTATGGTTGTGGGACGGCGACGTTTCGCGTTAAGGCCACCACCCCGGTGACACCGCCGTTTTCCATTCTTCAGCCCGCCACCGGGATATTGGAAATGGATCATGAGTCCGTTCCTTATCGCGACGGTAGGATCTGGTTTCTTTTTACAGCAGGAGCCATGGCACCCGTAGCGGACGAGAACATCACCATTGAATGTGTGGAGAGCGGACAGGAATTTAATTTTATCCTTCGCGCCAACATCATTGAAAAGCCGACTGTGGCCGTTGCGTTGGCGATGGATCAGTCGGGCAGCATGAATGATCCGGCTGGAACGTCGGGCATTTCGCGTCTCAATGTTTTAAAGGATGCCGCCTTGAAATTTGTGGAACTCATCGGGCTTGGCCATGGCATCGCCATCATTCGATTTGATCACGATGCCTATCCACCGAACGATGCCACATGGCCGGGTCTTCCGATAACGAAGATCAATGATGATACGATGTTTGATCCCGGTCGCATATTAGCACGAAATGCGGTTACCGCGCATGCCACGAATATCGATGGCTGGACCTCTGTGGGTGACGGGCTGGTAGAGGCAAGGAATCTGCTGATCGGCATTCCGCCGGCTGACTACGACTTTAAGACCCTCATCGTTCTCACGGATGGTCTTGAGAACCGTGAGCAGTGGCTTGCGGATGTGGGTGGTTCGATCGACAGCCGCACCTTTGCCATTGGCCTTGGCAATGAAACCCAGGTGAACACGCTGGCGCTTCAGACGATCGCCAACGGTACGGGTGGATACCTGTTGCTTACCGGTTTGCTCTCTTCCAGCATCGATGATTATTTCCGGTTAAGCAAATACTTCATCCAGATCATGGCGGGAGTAACCAATAATAATATCATTCTGGATCCTAACGGGTACATTTCTCCCGGTACTACGATACGGATTCCATTTTATGTTTCGGATACCGATATCGATGCTACCACGATTTTGATGACTGATTATAATGTTGTTGATCTTATGGTGGAAACACCTTCGGGAGATGTCATTGATGCGGGTAATGCAGCCGGTTTAGGAATCACCTATAACGTCGGGGCCAGGACGCGGTCTTACAAATTCACGCTGCCGGTTGCTTTTGCAACCAATAATCACGCGGGACAATGGTATATCGTCCTTCGCGTGAACAAAGTCGAGTGGGATCGATACAAGCCTAATACTAATGCGACCACGGGCGGTCAGGGGCCTGGAGCTGCGGGCGCGCGATACAGCGTAGTCGTTCACACGTTCAGCAATTTGAGGATGAAGCCACGCATTGACCAGAGCAGTCTTGAGCCGGGTGCCTCGGTGAGCTTACGTGCAAACCTTACGGAATATGGTATTCCCGTCGAGGGGAGGGCCAGGGTGCAAGTGGAAGTAAAACGTCCTGACAATAGTGTCGTTCCTTATGCGCTTGCGGAAGGTCCGGAAGGTAATTTTGAGAACACCTTCCAGGCGAACATGACCGGCATCTATAATTGCCGTTTCATGGCGAGCGGAACAACGTTGCGTGGCAAACCCTTCACCCGCGAGCAAACCCTCACGGCAGCCGTATGGAATGGAGGTGATAGACCTACGACACCCACAGGCAACGAAAATGAAGGAGGAAGACCTGGCAATACAGGACCGGGTAGAGGCGATGACAAGAAGGATTGCTGCAAGACACAGGTGCGGCTAATGTACTTCTCGCTATTCCTGTTGCTTTTGATTGCTATTATACTTTGGATAAAACTTTGA
- a CDS encoding SDR family oxidoreductase — MKVFVTGATGFIGTALVQELTKAGHRVLGLARSAASIEKLRAAGAEVQQGDLEDLDSLRAGAAAADGVIHAGFVHDFSRFAEVCQIDKVAIETLGATLAGSNRPFIVTSGTALVNQGVLATEEMTSEHDLTRIPRVSESSLDPFTSRGVRTAIIRLAPSVHGEGDHHGFIPTLINIARQKGVVAYIGEGLNRWNAVHRLDAVHLYRLALEKGEAGMKYHAVGDEGITLKTISEMIGQQLNLPVISIAPEEAPAHFGWFAMMASLDCPASSQLTQRRLDWKPVHPTLPTDLANGIYFK, encoded by the coding sequence ATGAAAGTATTTGTCACAGGAGCCACAGGCTTCATTGGTACCGCGCTCGTCCAGGAATTGACCAAAGCCGGTCACCGGGTTTTAGGGCTTGCCCGCTCTGCTGCTTCGATTGAAAAACTTAGAGCCGCCGGCGCCGAAGTTCAACAGGGCGACCTGGAAGACCTGGATAGTTTACGCGCGGGAGCGGCGGCGGCCGACGGGGTGATCCATGCCGGGTTTGTACACGACTTTTCCCGCTTCGCAGAAGTATGCCAGATCGATAAAGTGGCGATAGAAACTCTGGGCGCAACACTAGCCGGCTCCAATCGCCCGTTTATCGTTACGTCGGGAACGGCACTCGTCAACCAGGGTGTTCTGGCCACCGAAGAGATGACCAGCGAGCATGATCTCACCCGGATTCCGCGTGTCTCAGAATCTTCGTTGGATCCTTTTACATCGAGAGGCGTGCGCACAGCCATTATTCGATTAGCGCCATCTGTTCACGGCGAAGGTGATCACCACGGTTTCATACCGACACTGATCAACATTGCCCGGCAAAAAGGTGTTGTCGCTTATATTGGTGAGGGTCTCAATCGCTGGAACGCGGTGCACCGGCTGGACGCTGTGCACTTGTATCGATTGGCTTTGGAGAAGGGTGAAGCCGGAATGAAATATCACGCCGTGGGCGATGAAGGCATCACACTCAAAACCATCTCTGAAATGATCGGCCAGCAATTGAACCTTCCCGTGATCTCCATTGCCCCGGAGGAAGCGCCCGCGCATTTCGGCTGGTTTGCCATGATGGCCTCGCTGGATTGTCCTGCCTCCAGCCAGCTCACACAAAGACGTCTGGATTGGAAACCGGTGCACCCCACTTTGCCGACGGACCTTGCCAACGGTATCTACTTTAAATGA
- a CDS encoding helix-turn-helix domain-containing protein, with product MSKQLIRFKTISEFHRIANLPKPQHPLITLVDLKMMGRPPEGTYSRVYDFYSISLKKNFHLPMLYGQQPHDFDEGVLHFMAPGQVITVTINKDQVHDPSGWMILFHPDLLWNTPLAKTIKQYEYFGYAANEALHLSDREEAMISGIAKNIEHEYQANIDKFSLPVIVAQLELLFTYADRFYQRQFITRKVASHEILTRMETLVDDYFASGMLIKEGLPTVAYIADALHVSPNYLSGLLKNLTGQSTQQHLHDKLIELAKEKLSTTTLSVSEIAYELGFEHLASFSKLFKTKTNLSPLEFRQSFN from the coding sequence ATGTCAAAACAACTGATCCGTTTCAAAACCATCAGCGAATTTCACCGGATCGCGAATCTGCCCAAGCCGCAGCATCCGCTCATCACGTTGGTAGATTTGAAGATGATGGGGCGGCCGCCGGAAGGGACCTATAGCAGGGTTTACGATTTTTATTCCATCTCCCTCAAAAAGAACTTTCATCTCCCGATGCTGTACGGACAGCAACCCCATGACTTTGATGAAGGCGTGCTCCACTTCATGGCGCCGGGACAGGTGATCACCGTGACGATCAACAAAGACCAGGTACACGATCCTTCCGGATGGATGATCTTATTCCATCCGGATCTATTGTGGAATACGCCACTCGCCAAAACGATCAAACAATATGAATATTTCGGCTACGCCGCCAACGAAGCCCTGCACCTTTCCGACAGGGAGGAGGCAATGATCAGCGGCATTGCAAAAAATATAGAACATGAATACCAGGCCAATATCGACAAGTTCAGCCTGCCCGTGATCGTTGCCCAACTCGAGCTGCTCTTCACTTATGCCGACCGGTTCTATCAACGCCAGTTCATCACCCGCAAGGTGGCCAGCCATGAAATACTCACTAGAATGGAAACTTTGGTCGACGACTATTTTGCCAGCGGCATGTTGATCAAAGAAGGTCTGCCCACAGTTGCATACATTGCCGATGCCCTGCACGTATCGCCCAACTACTTAAGTGGCCTGCTCAAAAATCTCACCGGCCAAAGCACCCAGCAACACTTGCACGACAAGCTGATCGAGCTGGCCAAAGAAAAGTTATCGACCACCACATTGTCGGTTAGTGAAATTGCCTATGAATTGGGGTTCGAGCACCTGGCGTCGTTCAGTAAATTATTCAAGACGAAGACGAACCTATCGCCTTTAGAGTTCAGGCAGTCGTTCAATTGA